Genomic DNA from Planktomarina temperata RCA23:
AGCTTGCCAAGGATTTAACCGGTCACAGCGGGCCTATTTGGCAGTTTTTGGCACAATTGCCTGAGCATCGCTATGCCGTGCAGCGGGTGCAGGCTTTGGCCCAAAATCCATATGCGGAGATTCGCGACAATCTGGTGGATGCGGATATGGCGCCAATTGATATGCTGCGCTGCAAATTGTCCTTCTTTGGGGCCAGTAAATTTGATCCAAAGTCGCAGCTTTGGACCCGGATTACCCTGGCGCAGGGGGCACCTCTGGCGCAAGATTTGGCCGATGGCACTGCGCGTGATGATTGGTGGCTTCCGGTGTCTGCGCCATGATCGTCTCGTCCAATGAGCTGCAAATGCTGGTGCTCAAAGCCTGCCGGGGCGTGGGGGTTCCAATGGGGCAGGCCCAAGAGGTGGCCGTGGCTTTGGCGGAAAGCCCGCAAGCCTTGGGCGCCTTGCTGCCGCATTTAGCCCTGCCTATGAAGTCTGCGAAGTTTGATTTTTCCGACGGGCTGACGGTGCAGGGTGCCGCTTTGCTGCGCGATTTTTCGGCCTGTGCGGATGCGGCCGCGCTGGGGGTGAAGCCGGTGCGTCTTTGCGGCTTGGCGGCCTGTGATCTGGCCCATGCACTCGCGCGCTCCCGCGGCCTGTCGATTGCAGCGGAGGGGGCGGATGTGGTTTTCACCGAACAAGAGGCGGTGCGTCCGCAGGTATCACGCGGCGCAGTGGTGCCCGAAATTTGGCAGCAAGTCGCCAGCTTCGCCGCATTGACCTATGTGCCAGAGACCGACGCCTCCCGTCTTGCGGGGGCGGGGGCTGGTTTGAGTGATAATGACTAGGTTATACTGACTAGGCGATGCTGACTAAGGCCAGCTGAACACGTCCTGTTCATAGCGCACATGTTCAAGATAGAGCCCATCGGGCGGGCAAACCGGCCCGCAGGCGGCGCGGTCGCAGGCCGCCAATGCCTCCGCCACCCGCTCGGGCGGCCAAGCCCCGGCGCCGACCCGTTCAAGCGTGCCAACCAGGCTGCGCACTTGATTGTGCAGAAAGCTGCGAGCTTTGACGTGAAAGCGAATCTCTTGGCCCCCGTGGTAGTCATGGGTGGTGATATCCAAGACATCCAAGGTTTTGATCGGGCTTTTCGCTTGGCACATGGTTGAGCGGAAAGTCGTGAAGTCATGGTTGCCCACAAGAAAGGCGGCGCCAGCGCGCATGGCGTCTGCATCCAGCGGGTGCCTGGATTGCCAGACCAAACCGGCATCATGGGTCACCGGGGCCGCGCGGCAGACAAGTCGAAACAGGTAGTCGCGGCCAATCGCGGAAAAGCGCGCATGCCAATCTGGATCCACTTGCCGGCAATCGAGCACGACTATGCGATTGGGTTTCAGGTGATAATTCAGCGCGCCTTTGAGTTTTATTGGATCCCAAGCTTTGCGCATGTCGCAATGGGCGACCTGTCCCAGCCCATGCACGCCCGTATCGGTGCGCCCGGCGGCCGCGATGCTGGGCAGATCAGGCTCAAGCTGTGCCAAAGCCTGCTCCAGTGCACTTTGCACGGTGGGCAGATCATTTTGCCGCTGCCAGCCATAGAAACCTTGGCCATGGTATTCAATTTTGAGAGCATATCGAGGCATGGATCTGCCATTACCCCGTACATGCGAATTTGGCAATTGCCGCAAAGCCTGACTGGAATTGCTTCGAAAGACCTCTGCATACCCCAACCGCCACGCCAAAACACTTTGCCCGGTGGCAACACCGGGCTGCGCCTGCCTGCCCCCCCGGCAGGCGCTGCGCTCATGTCGTGTTGAGATGGCGTTATGCGGAGGTCTTTTAGATGCGCGCATGGGACAGTTTAAGCCTAGGCAAAGCGGATACAGGTTCCTATCTATGAGACAAAGACAAAGGGACCCTATGGTTTTAACTTCAGTGACAGATCGCCTGGGCAATGCTGCAGGCAGCGCAGTTGGTGCGGTCTCCGGGCGTTTCACTGATCGGGTTATCCGGCTTGGGGTGACCGGGCTCAGCCGTGCGGGAAAAACTGTGTTCATCACCTCTTTGGTGGCCAATCTGCTCAACCGAGGGCGGATGCCGCAGCTCTTGGCCGCCAGTGAGGGGCGCATTCAGGCCAGTTTTTTGCAGCCTCAGCCCGATGATACGCTGGCGCGCTTTGACTATGAGGCCAATCTCGATTCTTTACTGCGCCCCGCGCCGCAATGGCCACCAGGCACCCAAACCATCAGCCAGTTGCGCCTGTCGTTCAAACTCGCGCCGCAGGGGATGTTCGCGGCCATGGCGCCGTCAAAAACGGTGCATCTGGACATTGTGGATTATCCCGGCGAATGGCTGCTTGATTTGGGGTTATTGGATTTGACCTATGATCAGTGGTCAGAGCAAGCGTTGCAATCGGCTGAAGGACGCGCGCAGGCCAGTGAATATTGCGCCAAACTGAACACGGTTGACGGCGCAAAACCCTTTGATGATGTCAGTGCCTCCCAATTGGCCAAAGCCTATGCGGCCTATCTCACAGCGGCGCGGCAAGCAGGGTTTTCAAATTTAACCCCGGGGCGCATGCTTTTGCCCGGTGATTTGGCCGGCTCCCCCGTGTTGACCTTTGCGCCTTTGCCCAAGAGCGCGGGCGATAAGCGGTCTTTGCGTGCGGAAATGCAGCGGCGATTTGAGGCCTATCAGGAGAAGATCGTGAAGCCGTTCTTTCGCGATCATTTTGCGAAATTGGATCGGCAAATTGTTTTGGTGGATCTGCTGAAGAGCTTGTCGGACGGCCCGGCCGCCGTCGCGGATCTTGAGCAGGCGATGACAGGCATTTTGAGGGCGTTTCGTCCAGGAAAGCGGGGATTTTTGCGCGAATTGCTGCGCGGGCGGCGCATTGACCGGATTTTATTTGCCGCCTCAAAGGCCGATCACTTGCATCACCTACAGCATGGCGCATTGCAAGATTTGGTGGCCGCGCTCACGCAATCGGCGCGGGACACGGCGCGGT
This window encodes:
- the truA gene encoding tRNA pseudouridine(38-40) synthase TruA, giving the protein MPRYALKIEYHGQGFYGWQRQNDLPTVQSALEQALAQLEPDLPSIAAAGRTDTGVHGLGQVAHCDMRKAWDPIKLKGALNYHLKPNRIVVLDCRQVDPDWHARFSAIGRDYLFRLVCRAAPVTHDAGLVWQSRHPLDADAMRAGAAFLVGNHDFTTFRSTMCQAKSPIKTLDVLDITTHDYHGGQEIRFHVKARSFLHNQVRSLVGTLERVGAGAWPPERVAEALAACDRAACGPVCPPDGLYLEHVRYEQDVFSWP
- a CDS encoding YcjX family protein, with product MVLTSVTDRLGNAAGSAVGAVSGRFTDRVIRLGVTGLSRAGKTVFITSLVANLLNRGRMPQLLAASEGRIQASFLQPQPDDTLARFDYEANLDSLLRPAPQWPPGTQTISQLRLSFKLAPQGMFAAMAPSKTVHLDIVDYPGEWLLDLGLLDLTYDQWSEQALQSAEGRAQASEYCAKLNTVDGAKPFDDVSASQLAKAYAAYLTAARQAGFSNLTPGRMLLPGDLAGSPVLTFAPLPKSAGDKRSLRAEMQRRFEAYQEKIVKPFFRDHFAKLDRQIVLVDLLKSLSDGPAAVADLEQAMTGILRAFRPGKRGFLRELLRGRRIDRILFAASKADHLHHLQHGALQDLVAALTQSARDTARFKGALTSSIAMAALRNTVEIDLDRHGQSLPAVKGLALGSGKTVGFYPGEFPASPARVMAQARAGVSQWEEGAFHDQAFAPAPLSLPPGYGPPHIRLDRALQFLIGDVL